Proteins encoded in a region of the Zea mays cultivar B73 chromosome 4, Zm-B73-REFERENCE-NAM-5.0, whole genome shotgun sequence genome:
- the LOC103655371 gene encoding uncharacterized protein, translating into MISFTKWTTVDVVLQIPLAFPVCTYNLTPIEQLQPHVDYKEYFTDVLGVVSVVSHVSSLRTRGRQAEVMKRTVTISNARDIGPTVDVVLWGERATAFLAKQIHRDSGSSPQIIIFVGTLVRSYADNVSLSGGSSCKWYINAPVPEVNALRTSAETNHHPVIWDQGKAAAEGTVIAVPEHKKLKDIKYLHPFENKKKEWLVIVKILKIDRSWWYNACKKCLRTTKPHGDTYKCTNSSCDSIGSPTPSAFGHERHQLWRPAFGN; encoded by the exons ATGATCAGCTTTACAAAGTGGACTACGGTTGATGTTGTCCTCCAGATCCCCCTTGCTTTTCCGGTTTGCACATATAACCTCACTCCCATAGAACAGCTGCAACCGCACGTGGACTACAAGGAATATTTCACGG ATGTGCTCGGTGTTGTCAGTGTGGTCTCCCATGTTTCGTCGCTGCGCACAAGGGGACGACAGGCTGAGGTTATGAAGAGAACAGTCACTATAAGCAATGCAAG GGATATTGGGCCAACCGTTGATGTTGTGCTTTGGGGCGAGCGGGCCACAGCTTTCCTAGCTAAACAGATCCACAGGGACAGTGGATCCTCACCACAGATAATAATATTTGTTGGCACTCTCGTGAGGAGTTACGCTG ATAATGTGTCTTTATCCGGTGGATCATCATGCAAGTGGTACATAAATGCACCGGTCCCGGAAGTAAACGCTCTCAGAACTAG TGCTGAAACCAACCACCACCCTGTCATTTGGGATCAGGGGAAAGCAGCTGCTGAGGGTACAGTGATTGCAGTGCCTGAACATAAGAAACTCAAGGATATTAAGTACCTCCATCCTTTTGAAAATAAG AAGAAGGAATGGCTTGTCATCGTAAAGATTCTCAAGATTGATAGATCATGGTGGTACAACGCATGCAAAAAATGCCTTAGGACAACCAAACCACACGGTGACACATACAAGTGCACCAATAGTTCCTGTGACAGCATTGGATCGCCTACCCCAAG